The DNA region CGGATAAACTTTAGTTGTAATTGTAATCTTTTTTAGTTCTCGTGACAAGGGGACCTTGAATGTGCAAGAAAGTTGATATGTATAATCTATATTCTAAATCCGCCACTTTTCTTATACTCATAATTTCAGCTGGTTCATGGATTTTGGATTAAATTGGTtcaactttatttaattttacttaATGATAATGGTAGGGGTGATCACAAGCTCGTTTGGGTGGTTATGGGATAGATTGGTTTAATTAAACCTGACCGTGAACCAGACTGACCAGTGATCCATGAATCGGGCAAGAGCGTAAGAAAACATATTAATAcatatatagattatagatataTTATGAAGACAAAACACTGTGCAAGAGCAGCTTTAGAAAAATCATTTTTTGGACAATTTTCAATGCATCTGCAAACCTACCAGCCTCACAAAGGTCATCAAATACAATATAATGTTAACGAATAACGACAGTATTCCCGGTACAAGTATACTTATAAGATAGTCAGGTGACAAGGAAGCAGCTATAATATTCCACATCAGTCGTGTCGTAATAGATATACCTATATCTTGATCAACCACGAAGTCTTGCGACAGAAAATGACCAAACATCGGGCCACCAAAGAATGTCTATAGTCCTGCAGCGCGATGAAACGATTGTAAAAAGGTCGGAGCTGTGACATGATTACGgatttattgaataatgaacattaaacaatgtCTTCTATACTTACCAGTACACATTCATTCGGGTCTGTTGCACACGATACATGTGTTTTCCTCGTAGAACCGGCACATATGAACCTGGTATTTCATGTTAATCTCAACGTGTAAGGTATCATTGACTAAACTTCGATTTATAGAATAAGAATATCGAACAAAAGAAAGCCACAAATCTTGAGATGTATGATCTCTTACCTCTTATAAAATTCTGATTAATTTAGTCAAACCAATTGAGATTCATGAGGTCTATGGTTTGTCCTTCCCTACAAAGTTCATGAGCTCCAGTTTTGCTGCTTCCATTATTGCCTTGAAGTCCACATCCGTATATCTTCCCCTGTAACTCGACAACGATAAGCAAATTGAGCCACGATTGGCACCTCCTTTCCTCAACACGAAACCGGAGAATGAAAGTGCATTTTAACAACAGGACTGATCTCCCCAACTTATTAGCACTTCAGTTCAGTTTCCCATATTTTCACTTCAATCAATTCTAATAAGTTCAgttcaattcaattttaatacatCATGGAGAACATTCATCTATGTCAAATATTATCAACCATTTTTCTAGTTGCTGCATTTCTCCGTTTTTGATGTGCGTTTTTCTGAGAGCTAAGTGAAAAAGGCAAATACCAAATCAGTTGTTATTCACATTATAAATCCACATTGTGTTTCCATTTCTCTGACTACAGCAGATAGGTGATTAGCTTACAGAGCGATCCCACAATAAGTAAAGTCGAGTTTATACAACAGTACCACTTACCAAAAATGAGTCTTTGACCAGGCTGCAGAAGGATAAGCTGGGCTAGCAATGCCGTGCATTACTCTTGCAACTGCACGTGGGGTTAGTTTAGCTGCTGAGTTGTTCTGCAGAAAGACCTAAAGTGCCAAACGTAGCATATATTTCAGCACCCAGAAAGTCGTCTTTAGACACGATATTTAAAAGTGCCCGATCAACCCTTACCTTAATATCTGCTCGGAGAAACGGGCTGCACAAACATATAATGCTGATAAgtacaaaacaacaaaaatgccaaaacctcaatcccaaaaaaaaactttgcatATTGGTTTCATAACAGAATTATAAGTAGCGCTGATGTTATTTTGATAAGGAAGAAACAATTTGCATTATGAAAGCAACTCAAGGGGAAGGCAAAGAACATTTGAGCAGTAAAGGAAGATGTACTCTTCTAGAGCTTGATCTGAATTAAAATGTCATTAGGTCGTTGCAAAAAGTCTACAGCTTGAATCTTTTAAGTTTTGAAGCAAATTTGGACATTTAGCCATGTAGATGTTTATAGCCAAGTACGTAACATGCCTAAGTCTTCAAGAAAATATGAATGGCCATGAGAGTTGGAGTCCTATATAGACAATTTccttggcaaaaaaaaaaaaaaaaaaaaaaaaaaaaaaaaaaaaaaaaaactaatttcatGAAAGTTTTCCCTTAGTACCCTTGTTTGGGTTTGTACAGGTGAAGAATATGGGTAAAGAATCAAAAACAGCTTCCCCAACTGTGGAATACATTTCATCTTATGCAAGGAAAAAATGTTATTTTCATCccattcattattttcttcctcCCATCCCTCTCCCTTCAAGTCCTTTTCGCTTCTACCTTTTTAGcaataaaccaaaaaaactaATAGATTTGATCAAAcagaaacaaataaaaagggatgGAGAGAGTACATCATAAATCAATGTTGCAACCGACTATTTGGCTAGTTTTGCAATATATTGGAAATCTCTTTATCCTGACTATTAAAAATCTCTCAATATGGAATGATAATTGGTATTCTTGCAGACACATTTAAATCAGAGGGAAATAGCACAGTAACCACAGTTTTTAGTTTACAACTTTTTAGGCACATGCCACAGCTTGGGATAAATCAGACTTCCAGACTTTGGGACAATTAGTCACACACTATAGTACTACAATGAGATTACCTGTTTTGCTTGATCTTTGTGGGAGGATCAATGAGAGTTTCTTCACTGAAGTATTCGGAAATGATCTTTTGCAAAGAGGCTGTGTGCTGATACTTCTGGGAAACATCACATTCATTCATGCTTTCACATGATTTTACAGCTAAGGTTGCAGCATTGAACATCATATCTAATTTACGAATCTGTTTAGCAGAGGAAATGCAAGTTATATGTATACCGCTGTACAAAACTGTAACTGGAAACAGGATATCATCTTGAGTTACTTAACACTTAAAATTATAAGACGATTAGAAGATACATAGTAGTCATTCAAGTACCTTACAGCATTCAATTTCCGACAGCCATTTTGTCATCTGGGTAGCTAAAGAGCACAAGTCCCTAGGAACATGTACAACTGTGAAACAGTACCCTGGATCCTTCAGTTCATAAGTTATTTCCCCAATAGACTGAAACGCAACAGGaaagatgaaattttaataCACCTTAGATGGAATAATAAACAGAagacatatacaaatataattatCTCTTATAGGTACTACTTAGGTCACAAACTTAATCTGTGATGCAGTAGCCCAACCAGTTGGAGACATTTTTGGtattctttattgatttgtttctatttaaatgagattaaaccCTACTACTAGGGCAAAACTTCTCATAGGTCACTTTAAGGAGATAACCATATGCTATGTTaatcggactcttcattttgcttcatgtACCAGTGtctgatccttgatgctcggacattggtatggcacttggaCACTTCCTTTTAggcataaaattgaatatttagacatattcgacacttggacacgtaccagtatccgacatcagtacccgagtctaAGTAACATAGACCATATGTGAGTTAGCTCCAATTGAAGAAAGAGGAAGATGGCAAACATGAGTCTAGAGTAAAGTGGGTACTCCACCTATTGTGAATTGGGTTTCGGATGGCCCTAGCCAGGCTTTTATGAGATCAAACGTTATATTACATAGGCTTGCCTAGAATTGTCATGGTATTACAGCAGATCCTGCAAAATAAGCAGGCTATACGGGCTACTCCACATATTGCCAATTGATTTTTAGGATTTAACACCTAAGTAGCTAGTTTACGCTCAAATTTTCACCTGATGTGGGTGTATGTGTAGGCCAACTCAAGTTGTTAGTCAGCTTAATCCAACACCAAGCCCTTGGTAGTTGGTGAGGTTCCTACCACTATATGACGAAATTTTGATTGGTGATGTCTGAGGTTGGTGATGGGTATAAATACACTGTCAAGCATTTTCACCATATAATTTGAATGTGCGTCCATATTCAATACCTTTAGGTTCTGCAGCTGATTTATAAACTGTTTTACTGTATAGCCGATTTCATTTGCCACTGTGGGGATGTCAAAAACATGAAGCCCGTGCTTAGTTTCTGCTCTGAAAGTTTTTTCAAAGTGAGAAACGGCATTAGTATGAATTAGATAGGGGATGAACAAAAACTTCTTTCTTTGATATAAAAAACACACTTATTCAAAATTCCGGCAACCAAATGATCTCGGGCAGCTAAGTCCATAGGAGGAGTCTGCAATGGCACACAAGCACATTGTATACAGAAGTTACAAAAACTATTTGACAAAACAAATTCAACCAACAGCACTTGGTAAAGCCGAGAATCAACCTTGTGAAAATTTAAGCTGCAAGTAACATTCATTTGTGGATGAAGGTGCAGGTATTGTACTTCTCCCAACTCCAATTGAGTTAATATTGTTAGAATCACCTGGAGTTACCGGCAGGGAACAGCTTAACAGCAAAACCAATCATATAGTATGAACATAAATTCTATTCACGAATATTATAAGATTAAGTATGGATAAATCAATTTCCAGCAATATATAATATAGGCGGGAAAGACACTAGAGGTCGACTTTTGATCTTCGCTGTTTCTTGAACATACAAGAAATCTGAAATGAGGACATGGCAAGAAAAGGACCTCTTCTTTAATGTCATATTTGCGAGATACAGATTCTTTGATCAGAGAATGAATTTTCCCCGTGTCATGGTTAAAAACTTCACCAAGGAGTTTATTCACCGCATATTCGTCCACACCATCACTGTCAGGTGAAGAATTTTGTCAGATATATATAACCCTTTAATTTTTGAGAAAACCAATCACACAGAACATCTTTGGAATCATGAAAATACCTGTACATGAGACTGCGTAGCCTAAAATAACTGGTGTCGTCAAAGAACATATGACAATATGATAACCTCCCATCACGTCCAGCACGTCCAATCTCCTaaataagaaatgaaaatgtGGGCAGTCAGTGAGACACAACAACACCAGTAAAGAATCAGACAGTAATGATAGAGCCAAAAAAGAACCTGAACATACTCTTCCAAGCTTTCCGGCAAACTGTAATGAATGACctgaaacaaacaaaaaaatgtgGCCGTCATACACTGGACTTTCAAGATGTTACGTAATTGTGCTTGTGAAAAGATCTATGGCCAAATGAACCAAATGGGTTCCCGAAATATagctttcttctttttttgacTTGTACTGTGACATGTTAGTAACATTACTTTACTGATGTGCATAAGAAATCATCTCGAATGCATGATAAAATAGCTTGTGGGACTGTGGATTTATTATTGAATCTATGTATCATTTTGTTATACAGAACAGTAGAAAAATAAAAGCCTGAACAAATATAGTAGTTATAAACTCTGAAGTGGGAAGGGCTTTTCTTACGGCTCCAACATCACTTTTGTCAAGTCCCATTCCAAATGCCACAGTTGCAACAACctatatcaataataataagcaACTGGGTGAACAAATCTACTACAAAAAATGTGGAGATGTTGCTAGGATCATAATTTACCACTCTGATCTTGTTGGAACAGAATAATGCTTGGACTCGACTACGATCCTTAGCCATCATGCCACTGTGATAACTCTGGAAAGTCATTAAATATATGCATTCATCCTTTGTCAGAATCAGAAAGATCCTCGATCCCCAGATATCTTGGGTTGTTGAAATGAGTAGACTAGCAAATATGCATACTCACCATAGCAGGAATGTTGCTATCGTTTAAACATTTGCTTATCATGTCGGTCTCTGACTGCACCAAAATGAAACAACAAGGAACAAGAGAAAATGTCAAATGACGGGCTTGCTAAAGGAAGAGGTTGCATGCTTTGTCCACACAATGAAAATCCAAGGGAATGTCCACTGAGGTATTCATTCGGTCATTGGGTAAATTTCGGGTTAGATGTTTTgggtcggtttaaaatcggGGCTTGTGCCCATATTTTTGATATTGTTAATCATTTTTTAAGTTGGGTCAAATCGGGTTTGGTTACAATATCGGATAAATTTCGATTCATCctgtttgttttgaacacctcccAATCCACAAAACATAAACCACAAGTCAAATAACACCAAAGTCCAGAAAATAGTACAATCAATAGATTTGATTAAAATAACTTGACTGAAGTGAACTAAAGCTTTAAGCTCTTTTTATAGACAATCAGAATGCTTCTAGTAGTCCACAGAGCATGTTTACAACTATTACCAAGAATAATCTTTGAAACACGAGACACTTCACAAATTACCTGAAATTTGCAGTAAATAATGATGCTCTTGAGTTCAGAATACGGCGATGATTTCATTATCGCAATCAAATCTTTCACCCTGCTTATCCAACACATTAACATAAGTTCCTGGCCAATAAAACCAATATTATCAGCTGAAGTACTTAAATAAAGAGGCAATGCATACTTCTTATTTCCGCTCATAGACACAGACAACTGCAGATTGTTTCTCAGATGATGAGTCTGCACCAAATTCATAGATGGAATGTCCAAAGCATGCATAACAGCATGCAGTGCTTTTTGAGTTGCAGTAGCAGTCATTGCCAAAACGCATCCAGCTTTTAGTTTGTCATGAAGTACAGACGCCCTTAGCCTCATGTATGAAGGCCGAAAGTTGTGTGACCTGAGACAATTGGTATTAGAATACCAAGTTTGCCGCAACAAGTTCAAAGAAACTTTCTCgcgaaaataaaaaagaacaaattCAAAAGCCAATGACCCAACGTACCATTCAGATACACAATGTGCTTCATCAATCACTACAAGTGATATCAATGGGCAAGAGGAAATGATTGACATGAACTCTTCATTAAGAAACCTCTCTGGTGAAACAAAAAGAACCTGAATCATACAAAATAGTAGGCTTAACTGCCAATCTGATAGATTGAACAAACAACGCACACTTGACTCAATTACTTATGGCTTCTAAAACAACCATCACTAAGAAAACAAGATTATGCTTAAGATACTGACATATTAACTAAAAGTAGTTGCAGTACAATCACAAAACAGATCAGGAATACTAGACAGAATTACCTTTATACTCCCTTCTTGTAGCAAGGTTAAAGTCTCAGACATCTCCTCTAATGACTAAAAAACATATCAAACACCAATAATTAGCAACATCACAATTAGGTGATCGACCGTGCATGGCCCCCTCTTTCTCacgtatatgaaaaagttaatcagaaaaagaaa from Amaranthus tricolor cultivar Red isolate AtriRed21 chromosome 3, ASM2621246v1, whole genome shotgun sequence includes:
- the LOC130807733 gene encoding ATP-dependent DNA helicase Q-like 5 isoform X2 produces the protein MESDSDSDGSHISATPPRNPTPSPPAKKLPSEPISIVKQKPPFKSLKTNQNPSSNPQKIEPKPSDIPQIKNPIYQSSNSTPLPCFSPPIQRPISNVPDISFPSPLMAKANSCYKSKSGSFLLKKINVNFDDNSEKDPILPSGEALKSEMGVNCEVENVNSGSLKKRVCRKRGNLIGNGLDSESSSISVAPIKRTKCVSEGNFVKLNINGRGKRFKFKGKNRNYSSSSSRRSLYRSKRRLAAKNGVESNGLCDEEGLILENNGKQIKGESTKLRINAGLIKKAVLDVRNDASDENLVNLLRLTHGYDSFRDGQLEAIKMVLGGNSTMLVLPTGAGKSLCYQLPAIIFPGITLVVSPLMALMIDQLKQLPSVVNGALLSSSQSLEEMSETLTLLQEGSIKVLFVSPERFLNEEFMSIISSCPLISLVVIDEAHCVSEWSHNFRPSYMRLRASVLHDKLKAGCVLAMTATATQKALHAVMHALDIPSMNLVQTHHLRNNLQLSVSMSGNKKVKDLIAIMKSSPYSELKSIIIYCKFQSETDMISKCLNDSNIPAMSYHSGMMAKDRSRVQALFCSNKIRVVVATVAFGMGLDKSDVGAVIHYSLPESLEEYVQEIGRAGRDGRLSYCHMFFDDTSYFRLRSLMYSDGVDEYAVNKLLGEVFNHDTGKIHSLIKESVSRKYDIKEEVILTILTQLELGEVQYLHLHPQMNVTCSLNFHKTPPMDLAARDHLVAGILNKAETKHGLHVFDIPTVANEIGYTVKQFINQLQNLKSIGEITYELKDPGYCFTVVHVPRDLCSLATQMTKWLSEIECCKIRKLDMMFNAATLAVKSCESMNECDVSQKYQHTASLQKIISEYFSEETLIDPPTKIKQNSPFLRADIKVFLQNNSAAKLTPRAVARVMHGIASPAYPSAAWSKTHFWGRYTDVDFKAIMEAAKLELMNFVGKDKP
- the LOC130807733 gene encoding ATP-dependent DNA helicase Q-like 5 isoform X1 — translated: MESDSDSDGSHISATPPRNPTPSPPAKKLPSEPISIVKQKPPFKSLKTNQNPSSNPQKIEPKPSDIPQIKNPIYQSSNSTPLPCFSPPIQRPISNVPDISFPSPLMAKANSCYKSKSGSFLLKKINVNFDDNSEKDPILPSGEALKSEMGVNCEVENVNSGSLKKRVCRKRGNLIGNGLDSESSSISVAPIKRTKCVSEGNFVKLNINGRGKRFKFKGKNRNYSSSSSRRSLYRSKRRLAAKNGVESNGLCDEEGLILENNGKQIKGESTKLRINAGLIKKAVLDVRNDASDENLVNLLRLTHGYDSFRDGQLEAIKMVLGGNSTMLVLPTGAGKSLCYQLPAIIFPGITLVVSPLMALMIDQLKQLPSVVNGALLSSSQSLEEMSETLTLLQEGSIKVLFVSPERFLNEEFMSIISSCPLISLVVIDEAHCVSEWSHNFRPSYMRLRASVLHDKLKAGCVLAMTATATQKALHAVMHALDIPSMNLVQTHHLRNNLQLSVSMSGNKKYALPLYLSTSADNIGFIGQELMLMCWISRVKDLIAIMKSSPYSELKSIIIYCKFQSETDMISKCLNDSNIPAMSYHSGMMAKDRSRVQALFCSNKIRVVVATVAFGMGLDKSDVGAVIHYSLPESLEEYVQEIGRAGRDGRLSYCHMFFDDTSYFRLRSLMYSDGVDEYAVNKLLGEVFNHDTGKIHSLIKESVSRKYDIKEEVILTILTQLELGEVQYLHLHPQMNVTCSLNFHKTPPMDLAARDHLVAGILNKAETKHGLHVFDIPTVANEIGYTVKQFINQLQNLKSIGEITYELKDPGYCFTVVHVPRDLCSLATQMTKWLSEIECCKIRKLDMMFNAATLAVKSCESMNECDVSQKYQHTASLQKIISEYFSEETLIDPPTKIKQNSPFLRADIKVFLQNNSAAKLTPRAVARVMHGIASPAYPSAAWSKTHFWGRYTDVDFKAIMEAAKLELMNFVGKDKP